The following coding sequences lie in one Kamptonema formosum PCC 6407 genomic window:
- the treZ gene encoding malto-oligosyltrehalose trehalohydrolase, whose amino-acid sequence MKVGAEYHGVGKCKFTVWAPTLQEVALQIVSPEKRLIPMQKESDEGYWEVTATDIEPGTLYYYQLEGTTDKPDPASRYQPQGVHGPSEVIDPTRFTWTDAEWKGVPLAEMVIYELHVGTFTSEGTFEAIIPRLGALSELGINAIEIMPVSQFPGERNWGYDGVYPYAVQNSYGGPEGFKKFVNACHEHGISVILDVVYNHLGPEGNYLSQFGPYFTNKYHPIWGDALNFDDRYSDGVRNYFHENAIYWFQEYHIDALRLDAIQAIFEVGARPFLQELTDLTADLSQELGRKFYLIAESDLNDVRALRPKEVCGFGLDAQWCDDFHHSLHTLLTGENDRYYQDFGKCEHLEKAFRESFVYSGQYAPHRKRKHGNSALEEPGHKFVVFSQTHDQIGNRILGDRLSKIVSFDGLKLAAGTVLVSPYIPFFFMGEEYGEEAPFLYFVSHSDVDLIEAIRKDKQEEFKVFEGRGEFQDPQSYDTFNNCKLNWEKQQEGKHKVLREWHQKLIQVRRTIPAMKKLDKKNLDVSSNEDEKILFLRRWSDDSQIFCILNFKERNVTFKAALPQGNWKKILDSSEEKWMGSGSQLPEKISPGQELTIKPHTFVLYEL is encoded by the coding sequence GTGAAAGTTGGTGCTGAATATCACGGTGTAGGTAAATGTAAATTTACAGTTTGGGCTCCCACTCTCCAAGAGGTCGCGCTACAAATTGTTTCCCCAGAGAAACGCCTCATTCCCATGCAAAAAGAATCCGATGAAGGCTACTGGGAAGTAACAGCTACAGACATCGAACCGGGAACGCTTTACTATTACCAACTTGAAGGAACCACCGACAAACCAGATCCCGCATCCCGATATCAACCACAAGGCGTACATGGGCCATCTGAAGTTATTGACCCAACTAGATTTACGTGGACAGATGCAGAGTGGAAAGGGGTGCCGTTAGCGGAAATGGTTATCTATGAATTGCACGTCGGTACTTTTACCAGTGAAGGTACATTTGAGGCCATAATTCCCCGACTGGGAGCTCTAAGCGAGTTAGGAATTAACGCCATTGAAATTATGCCAGTTTCCCAATTTCCAGGCGAACGTAACTGGGGTTATGATGGTGTCTATCCCTACGCAGTACAAAACTCCTATGGTGGGCCGGAAGGGTTCAAAAAATTTGTGAATGCCTGTCACGAACATGGCATCTCAGTAATTCTTGATGTTGTCTACAATCACCTCGGCCCCGAAGGCAATTACCTCTCTCAATTTGGCCCCTACTTTACCAATAAATATCATCCTATTTGGGGAGACGCTCTCAACTTTGACGATCGATATAGCGATGGAGTTCGCAACTATTTTCACGAAAATGCTATTTATTGGTTCCAAGAATATCACATTGATGCTCTGCGTTTAGATGCCATTCAAGCAATTTTTGAAGTAGGCGCTAGACCATTCTTGCAAGAGCTGACAGACCTAACTGCTGACCTTTCTCAAGAATTAGGACGGAAGTTTTATCTAATAGCAGAGAGTGACTTAAATGATGTTCGAGCTTTACGTCCCAAGGAGGTATGCGGCTTTGGATTAGATGCCCAATGGTGCGACGATTTCCACCACTCCTTACACACCTTACTTACGGGAGAAAATGACAGATATTACCAAGATTTTGGGAAGTGCGAACATCTAGAAAAAGCCTTTAGAGAAAGCTTTGTTTACTCTGGACAATACGCCCCTCATAGAAAAAGAAAACACGGAAACTCTGCTCTAGAAGAACCAGGTCATAAATTTGTTGTATTTTCGCAAACTCACGACCAAATTGGCAATAGAATCTTGGGAGATAGATTATCCAAGATAGTCTCTTTTGACGGTTTGAAACTTGCCGCTGGTACTGTCTTAGTTTCTCCTTATATCCCGTTCTTTTTTATGGGGGAAGAATACGGGGAAGAAGCACCATTTTTGTACTTTGTTTCTCACTCTGATGTGGACTTAATTGAAGCCATACGGAAAGACAAGCAAGAAGAATTTAAAGTCTTTGAAGGTAGAGGAGAATTCCAAGATCCCCAAAGTTATGACACTTTTAATAACTGCAAGCTTAACTGGGAAAAACAGCAAGAAGGCAAACACAAAGTTTTACGGGAATGGCATCAAAAATTAATTCAAGTACGCCGCACAATTCCGGCCATGAAAAAACTGGACAAGAAAAATCTAGATGTGTCTAGTAACGAAGATGAAAAAATCTTATTTCTACGTCGCTGGAGTGATGACAGTCAGATATTTTGCATTTTAAACTTCAAAGAGAGAAATGTGACGTTTAAGGCTGCACTTCCCCAAGGCAACTGGAAGAAGATTCTAGACTCTTCTGAGGAAAAATGGATGGGTTCTGGTTCTCAATTGCCTGAAAAGATCTCACCTGGTCAGGAATTGACCATAAAGCCGCATACTTTTGTACTTTATGAGCTATAA
- a CDS encoding heterodisulfide reductase-related iron-sulfur binding cluster: MNKQVVVIGGGPAGMAAAGKLQDFGYDVVLIEKQAEVGGHLNKWYKVFPDFTDAAEITANLKAGLGNTRIVNNATVTEIKGSAPNFQVTTSRGEQIEAAAILVSTGYKHFDATLKEEYGYGVYDNCINSVELDAMLKAQSVKTRNGKVPKKVALIHCVGSRDEKVDNNYCSRVCCTNAIKVGIEIKEQNPDCEIYCLYMDIRVFGRGYEELYRTSQEKYGVQFLRGRLSELANDLDIYRQIKRPLTGLKVACYYGCLLTRPADITGWDSPVFPMSMDRLAQACGAEVVDFRSKTKCCGGPILVSKQEVAFELTKKLLDEAKSLDADCIVLACPLCATNLELRQADIEKMYNVTYNIPVIYITEIIGLALGMKPGKLGMNKHIVSPKSVLKKLGY, from the coding sequence ATGAACAAACAAGTAGTCGTAATTGGTGGTGGCCCTGCGGGAATGGCGGCGGCTGGAAAACTGCAAGACTTTGGCTATGATGTAGTTTTGATCGAGAAACAAGCCGAAGTTGGCGGACATTTAAACAAGTGGTATAAAGTGTTTCCTGATTTTACCGATGCTGCGGAAATTACCGCCAATCTCAAGGCTGGTTTGGGGAATACCAGAATTGTAAATAATGCTACGGTGACAGAGATTAAAGGTTCTGCCCCTAATTTTCAAGTGACTACATCAAGAGGAGAACAAATTGAGGCAGCAGCAATTTTAGTTTCGACAGGATATAAGCATTTTGATGCAACTTTGAAGGAAGAATATGGCTACGGAGTTTATGATAATTGTATCAATTCGGTAGAACTAGATGCCATGCTGAAGGCACAAAGCGTTAAAACCAGAAATGGGAAAGTGCCCAAGAAAGTAGCGCTGATTCATTGCGTTGGTTCTCGTGATGAGAAGGTTGATAATAATTACTGTTCGCGAGTTTGCTGCACGAATGCCATTAAGGTAGGAATTGAGATTAAAGAACAGAATCCCGATTGTGAAATTTACTGCCTTTATATGGATATTCGGGTATTTGGTCGCGGTTATGAGGAACTGTACAGAACATCGCAAGAAAAGTATGGAGTACAGTTTCTGCGGGGTCGGCTTTCTGAATTAGCTAACGATCTTGATATTTACCGTCAAATTAAAAGACCTTTAACAGGGTTGAAAGTCGCTTGTTATTATGGTTGTCTGTTGACTCGACCCGCAGATATTACTGGTTGGGATTCTCCGGTTTTTCCTATGTCTATGGATAGATTGGCTCAAGCTTGTGGTGCGGAAGTTGTCGATTTTCGGTCAAAGACTAAATGCTGTGGCGGCCCGATTTTGGTATCTAAGCAAGAGGTAGCCTTTGAGTTGACGAAGAAACTATTAGATGAGGCAAAATCTCTGGATGCAGATTGCATTGTTTTGGCTTGTCCTTTGTGTGCAACTAATCTCGAACTTAGGCAAGCTGATATCGAGAAAATGTACAATGTTACTTACAATATCCCAGTTATTTATATCACCGAAATTATCGGATTGGCTTTGGGAATGAAACCAGGAAAATTGGGAATGAATAAGCATATTGTTTCACCCAAATCTGTTTTGAAAAAACTAGGATATTGA
- the treY gene encoding malto-oligosyltrehalose synthase: MQIPITTYRIQFHGGFNFEAGNEIVSYLADLGITDLYVSPIFKARKGSTHGYDVVDSNHFNPELGTSENFEELVSKLQERGMGWVQDIVPNHMAYDTQNLLLMDVLENGHDSDYFDYFDIEWNHPDENLKGRILAPMLGNFYGDCLENGEIQLNYDEGGLSVNYYSLKLPICLASYTKFITHNLGRLAKELGRRHPDFIKLLGILYLIKSAPSETKGKERYDQIAFVKGLLWELYTQNPSVKEFIDKNIESFNGEKGNPESFNLLDSLLMDQFYRLSFWKVGAEEINYRRFFTVNELISVKVEELKVFHRTHALIFQMVEEGKFTGLRIDHIDGLYDPTEYLKRLREKTGDIYITVEKILEQKEDLPSYWPIEGTSGYDFLNYVNGIFCCGENEQQFTDIYFRFARVNTNYEQLFKDKKGLIVEKNLAGDVDNLAQLLKKISGKSRHGNDFTRLGLARALSAVLTIFPVYRTYINQDGLRESDRTYVKDAIAKAKQQEPRLLKELDFIENLLLLEEEESLTAEQREQQRHFVMKLQQLTGPLMAKGIEDTLFYVYNRLLSLNEVGGSPSHFGISLADFHEFNRKQQEVWPHKMNATATHDTKRGEDVRARINVLSEMPEEWEKQVKAWSEINRPHRKNLKGRMVPAPNDEYFFYQTLVGTLPFEGIENTDFIERMKHFMIKAVREAKVHTAWLRPDNDYEAAFMAFVDNVLEPSEENQFIKEVMPFWKRVAQYGIFNSLSQTLLKATAPGVPDFYQGTEFWDFSHVDPDNRRPVNFEHRVAVLQEIKEKAQADILKLIEELIVTREDARIKLFLIAKVLEARKQYEQVFQEGNYQPLEAIGKFKDRVVAFARTYGDRTIVTVAPRFLTTLIQPEEMPLGEEVWGDTSLEFAGEIPSVWKNAITEQMIKTDGKLAIGEALKNFPVALLISQ; this comes from the coding sequence ATGCAAATTCCCATCACCACCTACCGGATTCAATTTCATGGAGGGTTTAACTTTGAAGCTGGTAATGAAATCGTTAGTTATCTTGCAGACTTAGGAATTACTGACCTTTACGTTTCACCCATTTTTAAAGCGAGAAAGGGCAGCACTCACGGCTATGATGTTGTTGATTCAAATCACTTCAATCCTGAACTAGGAACATCAGAAAACTTTGAAGAACTGGTGAGTAAACTTCAGGAACGCGGCATGGGATGGGTACAGGATATTGTTCCTAACCACATGGCCTATGACACTCAAAATCTGTTGCTCATGGACGTACTAGAAAACGGTCATGATTCCGACTATTTTGACTACTTTGATATTGAATGGAACCACCCTGATGAAAACCTTAAAGGGCGAATACTTGCCCCTATGCTAGGCAATTTTTATGGAGATTGTCTGGAAAATGGCGAGATTCAGCTCAACTATGACGAAGGTGGTTTAAGTGTTAATTATTATAGCCTAAAACTGCCCATCTGTCTCGCATCTTATACCAAATTTATTACTCATAATTTGGGTCGCCTTGCCAAGGAATTAGGAAGACGGCATCCTGATTTTATCAAGTTACTCGGTATCCTTTACCTGATCAAAAGTGCGCCTTCCGAAACCAAAGGCAAAGAACGATACGACCAGATAGCTTTTGTCAAGGGTCTTCTGTGGGAACTTTATACTCAAAATCCATCAGTGAAGGAGTTTATTGATAAAAACATTGAATCGTTTAATGGGGAAAAGGGGAATCCAGAAAGTTTTAATCTGCTGGATAGTTTGCTCATGGATCAGTTCTATCGCCTATCTTTCTGGAAAGTAGGAGCCGAAGAAATTAACTACAGACGCTTTTTTACTGTGAATGAATTAATTTCTGTCAAAGTTGAAGAACTCAAGGTTTTTCACAGAACTCATGCTCTAATCTTCCAGATGGTTGAAGAGGGAAAATTTACCGGACTGAGAATCGATCACATTGACGGACTCTATGACCCAACAGAATATCTAAAACGACTCAGAGAGAAAACTGGAGATATTTACATTACGGTTGAAAAAATTCTTGAACAAAAAGAAGACTTACCCTCTTACTGGCCGATTGAGGGAACGAGTGGATACGACTTTTTGAACTACGTTAACGGCATTTTCTGTTGCGGTGAGAACGAGCAACAGTTCACTGATATCTACTTCCGATTTGCACGAGTAAATACTAATTACGAACAGCTTTTTAAGGACAAGAAAGGGTTGATTGTTGAAAAGAATTTAGCGGGAGATGTAGATAATTTAGCTCAACTTCTGAAAAAAATATCCGGTAAATCCCGACACGGAAATGACTTTACTCGGCTGGGTTTAGCAAGAGCACTTAGTGCAGTTTTAACAATTTTCCCAGTTTATAGAACCTATATAAATCAGGACGGGTTGAGAGAATCAGATCGTACTTATGTAAAAGACGCGATCGCCAAAGCTAAGCAACAAGAACCGCGATTGCTGAAAGAACTTGACTTTATCGAAAATTTACTCTTACTTGAAGAAGAGGAAAGTTTGACAGCAGAACAAAGAGAGCAACAGCGTCACTTTGTAATGAAGCTTCAGCAGTTGACTGGCCCTTTGATGGCAAAGGGAATTGAAGATACTCTTTTCTATGTTTACAATCGCCTTTTATCTCTGAATGAAGTTGGCGGTAGTCCCAGTCATTTTGGTATTTCGCTAGCCGATTTTCACGAGTTTAACCGCAAGCAGCAGGAAGTCTGGCCGCATAAAATGAATGCTACAGCTACTCACGATACTAAACGTGGGGAAGATGTGCGAGCGCGAATTAATGTGCTTTCTGAAATGCCGGAAGAATGGGAAAAACAGGTGAAAGCTTGGAGCGAGATCAATCGTCCTCACAGAAAAAATCTTAAGGGTCGAATGGTTCCGGCTCCTAATGATGAATACTTCTTTTATCAAACATTGGTTGGAACTTTGCCGTTTGAGGGGATTGAAAATACTGACTTTATCGAGCGGATGAAACACTTTATGATTAAGGCCGTCCGTGAGGCTAAAGTTCATACTGCCTGGTTAAGGCCGGATAATGATTACGAGGCAGCTTTTATGGCTTTTGTTGATAATGTTCTGGAGCCTTCCGAAGAAAATCAATTTATCAAGGAGGTTATGCCTTTTTGGAAGCGGGTTGCTCAATATGGAATTTTTAATTCTTTATCGCAAACGCTGCTAAAAGCCACTGCTCCCGGTGTGCCTGATTTTTATCAGGGTACTGAGTTCTGGGATTTCAGTCATGTAGATCCAGATAATCGTCGGCCGGTTAATTTTGAACATCGTGTGGCGGTTTTGCAGGAGATTAAGGAGAAAGCTCAGGCGGATATTTTGAAGCTGATTGAGGAGCTGATTGTGACGCGGGAAGATGCCAGGATTAAGCTATTTTTGATTGCAAAAGTTCTGGAGGCAAGAAAACAATATGAGCAAGTTTTTCAGGAAGGAAACTATCAGCCGTTAGAGGCGATTGGTAAGTTTAAGGATCGTGTTGTGGCTTTTGCTAGAACCTATGGAGATAGGACGATTGTGACAGTTGCTCCTCGCTTTTTAACGACGCTGATTCAGCCAGAAGAAATGCCGCTCGGTGAAGAGGTATGGGGAGATACTAGCCTTGAATTTGCAGGGGAAATACCGTCTGTTTGGAAAAATGCTATTACTGAGCAGATGATTAAAACAGATGGTAAGTTAGCAATTGGTGAGGCTCTTAAAAATTTTCCGGTGGCTCTGCTGATTAGTCAATAG
- a CDS encoding type II toxin-antitoxin system Phd/YefM family antitoxin: MYHVTADYAKNNFNEVIERATVEPGGVVIVQENKSFILISQEELEAWMETSELLQDKNLLSDIEESREQYKKGEALKMDRVFS, from the coding sequence ATGTATCACGTTACAGCAGACTACGCCAAAAATAACTTTAACGAAGTAATCGAACGTGCCACTGTGGAACCAGGGGGCGTTGTCATCGTTCAGGAAAATAAAAGTTTCATTTTAATTAGCCAAGAGGAGTTAGAAGCTTGGATGGAAACTTCAGAGTTGCTCCAAGACAAAAACTTACTATCTGATATTGAAGAGTCACGCGAACAATATAAGAAAGGTGAAGCTTTAAAAATGGATCGAGTATTTAGCTAA
- a CDS encoding GIY-YIG nuclease family protein — protein MTSEIPSLASLEFIPYINAEGLVPNSVQGKIGVYAIFDSEKVLQFVGYSRDMYLSLKQHLVRQSQRCHWLKFQTIERPNRTILENIRDAWIAENGLIPAGNDSEQAKWNDPIDVKPAMTVEELASYESIAIDEIAKDKLLKNVARRVEAEILSSLKSRGVTEEIRFNPKLKTSGLLDLK, from the coding sequence ATGACAAGCGAAATACCATCCCTCGCCAGCTTAGAATTTATACCCTACATTAACGCTGAAGGTTTAGTTCCTAATAGCGTACAGGGAAAAATTGGAGTATATGCGATTTTTGACAGCGAGAAAGTTCTACAATTTGTTGGCTATTCTCGCGATATGTATCTCAGCCTCAAACAGCATTTAGTGCGCCAGTCGCAACGCTGTCACTGGTTAAAATTCCAAACTATTGAACGCCCAAATCGTACCATTTTAGAAAACATCCGAGATGCTTGGATTGCCGAGAATGGTTTGATACCTGCTGGCAATGATTCTGAGCAAGCTAAGTGGAACGATCCGATCGATGTCAAACCCGCTATGACTGTTGAAGAACTAGCGAGTTATGAAAGTATAGCAATTGATGAAATTGCTAAAGATAAGTTGTTGAAAAATGTCGCGCGGCGAGTAGAGGCCGAAATTTTATCCTCTCTAAAATCGCGTGGCGTAACAGAGGAAATTCGCTTTAATCCTAAGTTGAAAACCAGCGGTTTACTGGATTTGAAGTAA
- a CDS encoding amylo-alpha-1,6-glucosidase, which yields MVIAFGREICGNLDSVESREWLVTNGIGGYASGAIANLLTRRYHGMLVAALKPPLGRTLMLAKLDETALYNNYTYPLYTNRWADGTVEPHGYKYIERFHLEGTTPVWSFACADALLEKRIWMQQGANTTYIRYYLRRATKPLTLAIKALVNYRDYHHLTNADDWRMSIDPIEKGVCVTAFPRAIPLYLLVDAQPNAKFHLSLPAYDWHYGFDLAVEKYRGMDHCENHLHATTFHITIEPGDFLTLVASTEKNPDLNGEAALHLRRTYEQELLQTWSKVSNNPEWVNHLVLAADQFIVNRPLANEPDGKSIIAGYPWFSDWGRDTMISLPGLTICTGRYDVARSILRTFARYVDRGMLPNRFPDGADAPEYNTVDATLWYFEAIRTYCEATGDDQLLGELWPVLAEIIDWHRQGTRYNIHLDPDDGLIYAGETGVQLTWMDAKVEDWVVTPRIGKPIEISALWYNALQAMVNFAQRLGKSHIEYERLAEATAKGFTRFWNDGVGYCYDVLDGPGGHDASLRSNQLFAVSLQISPASSASPQPANPFLALAGSKKLAGYPSLLTPIQQRCVVDVCAQHLLTSHGVRSLAPEDPQYQGIYGGDRFQRDGAYHQGTVWGWSIGSFALAHLQVYKDPARVREFLEPMANHLLAHGVGSLSEIFDGDAPMQPRGCIAQAWTVAEVLRVWAIAQC from the coding sequence ATGGTTATTGCCTTTGGACGGGAAATCTGCGGGAATCTCGACTCGGTTGAGTCTCGCGAGTGGTTGGTAACAAACGGTATCGGCGGTTATGCTTCAGGAGCGATCGCGAATCTGCTCACTCGCCGCTATCATGGTATGCTGGTAGCAGCTCTCAAACCGCCGCTAGGCCGCACTTTGATGCTGGCAAAGTTAGACGAAACCGCTTTATACAATAATTATACCTATCCGCTTTATACAAATCGTTGGGCTGACGGCACTGTGGAACCGCACGGCTACAAGTACATCGAACGCTTTCACCTCGAAGGCACTACACCTGTCTGGAGCTTTGCTTGTGCTGACGCACTTCTAGAAAAGCGGATTTGGATGCAGCAAGGTGCTAACACAACCTATATCCGCTACTATCTGCGCCGCGCCACAAAACCCTTAACCCTCGCTATTAAAGCCTTAGTCAATTATCGCGACTATCACCACCTTACCAACGCCGACGACTGGCGGATGAGCATCGATCCGATTGAAAAAGGAGTCTGCGTGACTGCTTTTCCCAGAGCCATACCCCTTTATCTGCTCGTAGATGCCCAGCCAAACGCTAAATTTCACCTCTCTCTACCCGCTTATGATTGGCATTACGGATTTGACTTAGCAGTGGAAAAATATCGCGGCATGGATCATTGTGAGAATCATTTGCACGCAACGACTTTTCACATTACGATTGAACCCGGAGATTTTCTCACTTTAGTAGCTAGCACTGAGAAAAATCCCGATCTAAATGGCGAAGCAGCCTTACACTTGCGCCGCACTTACGAGCAAGAATTACTGCAAACCTGGTCAAAAGTGAGCAATAATCCTGAGTGGGTGAACCATTTAGTGCTAGCTGCCGACCAGTTTATCGTCAACCGCCCTCTAGCTAACGAACCAGATGGGAAAAGCATCATTGCCGGATATCCTTGGTTTAGTGATTGGGGTCGCGATACGATGATTAGCCTCCCCGGCCTCACAATCTGTACTGGGCGTTACGACGTAGCGCGGTCGATCCTTCGCACTTTTGCTCGCTATGTAGATCGAGGAATGTTGCCAAATCGCTTTCCTGATGGGGCGGACGCTCCTGAATATAATACTGTAGACGCGACGCTGTGGTATTTTGAGGCAATCCGTACCTATTGTGAGGCCACTGGGGACGACCAACTTCTAGGGGAACTCTGGCCTGTTTTGGCAGAAATCATTGATTGGCATCGGCAGGGAACTCGCTACAATATACATCTCGACCCCGATGATGGTTTAATTTACGCTGGTGAAACGGGCGTACAGCTCACTTGGATGGATGCCAAGGTTGAGGATTGGGTGGTGACTCCCCGGATTGGGAAGCCGATTGAGATTAGCGCTCTTTGGTACAATGCGCTACAGGCAATGGTAAATTTTGCTCAAAGGCTGGGCAAGTCTCACATAGAGTATGAGAGATTGGCTGAGGCGACGGCAAAGGGTTTTACCCGTTTCTGGAATGATGGGGTGGGTTATTGTTACGATGTTTTGGACGGGCCCGGCGGCCACGATGCCTCACTTAGGTCTAATCAGTTATTCGCGGTGTCGTTGCAGATTTCTCCAGCTTCTTCTGCATCTCCCCAACCTGCTAACCCTTTCTTGGCGCTGGCGGGGAGTAAAAAGCTGGCTGGTTATCCCTCCTTACTTACGCCAATTCAGCAACGCTGTGTAGTGGATGTTTGCGCTCAGCATCTTCTCACTTCTCACGGTGTGCGGAGTCTTGCCCCGGAAGATCCGCAATATCAAGGTATTTATGGAGGCGATCGCTTCCAGCGTGACGGTGCTTATCATCAGGGTACTGTGTGGGGCTGGTCGATCGGCTCCTTTGCTTTAGCTCACTTACAGGTATACAAAGATCCGGCGCGAGTTAGGGAATTTCTGGAACCTATGGCTAATCATCTATTGGCGCACGGGGTGGGGAGTTTAAGTGAGATTTTTGATGGGGATGCCCCCATGCAGCCGAGGGGTTGTATTGCCCAGGCGTGGACGGTGGCTGAGGTGCTTCGGGTTTGGGCGATCGCACAATGTTAA